One segment of Streptomyces sp. NBC_00576 DNA contains the following:
- a CDS encoding amidohydrolase family protein: MNKVLITADRVIAGPANQVTVDGAVLVESGVIASLGTAAELDASVDTQVPRLRCPGATVMPGMMDCHVHLAFDAGPDLISAVANADPGKLSTAMAERAQQLLAAGVTTVRDLGDRDGLTVALRSSIDSGATVGPRIVAATAPLTSHGGHCGFLGGEVTTDDNIRAQIARNAAAGADVIKVMASGGALTPNGPRMWEAQFTPRQLRLIVEEAARYSLGVAAHAHGTETIGHCVAAGVRTIEHCSWRTAEGIVYDPATTRRIVDNDISVCRCISGDWQLFLEQMGPERGKAMVEVIQEMREAGVRFIAGTDAGVPGARFGDYVGMLEFFASLGFENGEIVDMATVNPAHALGLSDTGVLAPGMRADLIVIDGNPLAELGALRRIRHIFTAGRPVTK, encoded by the coding sequence GTGAACAAGGTACTGATCACTGCGGATCGTGTCATCGCCGGGCCCGCGAATCAGGTGACCGTCGACGGCGCCGTGCTCGTCGAATCCGGCGTCATTGCCTCTTTAGGTACCGCCGCCGAGTTGGACGCGTCGGTGGATACGCAAGTACCTCGGTTGCGGTGTCCTGGAGCGACAGTGATGCCCGGAATGATGGACTGTCATGTCCACCTTGCCTTTGATGCGGGTCCGGACCTGATCAGCGCGGTGGCGAACGCCGACCCGGGCAAGCTCTCCACCGCCATGGCGGAGCGCGCCCAGCAACTGCTGGCCGCTGGAGTGACGACCGTACGGGATCTCGGTGACCGTGACGGGCTCACCGTGGCGTTGCGCTCCTCCATCGACTCCGGGGCCACAGTCGGGCCCCGTATCGTCGCAGCGACCGCACCATTGACCTCGCACGGTGGTCATTGCGGCTTTCTCGGCGGTGAAGTGACCACGGACGACAACATCCGGGCACAGATCGCCCGCAACGCGGCAGCCGGTGCCGACGTGATCAAGGTGATGGCCTCGGGCGGCGCACTCACCCCGAATGGTCCGCGTATGTGGGAGGCGCAGTTCACCCCCCGCCAACTGCGCCTGATCGTTGAGGAAGCGGCACGCTACAGCTTGGGAGTGGCCGCTCACGCTCACGGCACCGAGACCATTGGTCATTGTGTGGCCGCCGGCGTCCGAACCATTGAACACTGTTCTTGGCGCACCGCGGAGGGCATCGTCTACGACCCAGCGACCACTCGGCGTATCGTTGACAACGATATTTCCGTCTGCCGCTGTATCTCCGGGGACTGGCAGCTGTTCCTCGAGCAGATGGGACCCGAACGCGGCAAGGCCATGGTCGAGGTCATTCAGGAGATGCGGGAGGCCGGTGTCCGGTTCATCGCCGGCACAGATGCCGGCGTGCCGGGGGCGCGGTTCGGCGACTACGTCGGAATGCTCGAGTTCTTCGCCTCGCTCGGCTTCGAAAATGGCGAGATCGTCGACATGGCCACCGTAAACCCCGCCCACGCCCTCGGACTCTCCGATACAGGCGTCCTGGCTCCCGGAATGCGTGCCGACCTCATCGTCATCGACGGTAACCCTTTGGCCGAGTTGGGCGCCCTCCGCCGGATCCGACACATCTTCACGGCAGGCCGCCCGGTCACCAAGTGA
- a CDS encoding NDP-hexose 2,3-dehydratase family protein — protein MPSSSLRSLLQARADVRVQDRIALSAAVTEGVQLRTGDFAAWLAERGRVNEFRVDRIPFAELDGWSFDQRSGNLAHRSGRFFTVEGLHVTEEDGPYGDGPYADWYQPIIKQSEVGILGILVKEFDGVPHFLMQAKMEPGNPNLLQLSPTVQATRSNYTKAHKGADVKYIEYFVGPRRGRVIADVLQSEHGSWFYRKSNRNMIVEATGDVPLLDDFCWLTLGQISELLPRDNVVNMDSRTVLSCLPHPDTGAGALLSDIELFSWITGERARHDVRAERVPLVSVPRWKHGENAIEHEDGRYFRVVAVSVRAGNREVTGWTQPLFEPVGQGVTAFLTREFEGVPHVLVHARVEGGFLDTIELGPTVQYTPDNYAHLDARDRPRFLDTVLRARGDRIRYEAVHSEEGGRFLNAESRYLIVDADEADAPQDPPPGYTWVTPAQLTSLVRHGHYVNVQGRTLLACLNAMTVTAR, from the coding sequence ATGCCTTCTTCGTCCCTTCGTTCTCTGCTCCAGGCGCGCGCGGACGTGCGTGTGCAAGACCGCATCGCGCTGTCCGCGGCGGTCACGGAAGGCGTCCAGCTGCGCACCGGGGACTTCGCTGCCTGGCTGGCCGAGCGCGGCCGGGTCAACGAGTTCCGCGTGGACCGCATACCGTTCGCGGAGCTGGACGGCTGGTCGTTCGACCAGCGCAGCGGCAACCTCGCGCACCGCAGCGGCCGCTTCTTCACCGTCGAGGGGCTGCACGTCACCGAGGAGGACGGCCCCTACGGGGACGGTCCGTACGCCGACTGGTACCAGCCCATCATCAAGCAGTCCGAGGTGGGCATCCTGGGCATCCTCGTCAAGGAGTTCGACGGGGTGCCGCACTTCCTGATGCAGGCGAAGATGGAGCCGGGCAACCCGAACCTGCTCCAGCTCTCGCCCACGGTTCAGGCCACCCGCAGCAACTACACCAAGGCCCACAAGGGCGCGGACGTGAAGTACATCGAGTACTTCGTCGGTCCGCGCCGCGGGCGCGTCATCGCCGATGTGCTGCAGTCCGAACACGGCTCGTGGTTCTACCGGAAGTCCAACCGCAACATGATCGTGGAGGCGACCGGTGACGTGCCGCTGCTCGACGACTTCTGCTGGCTCACCCTCGGTCAGATCAGCGAACTGCTGCCCCGGGACAACGTCGTCAACATGGACTCGCGCACCGTGCTGTCCTGCCTGCCCCATCCGGACACCGGAGCGGGAGCGCTGCTCAGCGACATCGAGCTGTTCTCCTGGATCACCGGGGAACGCGCCCGGCACGATGTGCGGGCCGAGCGGGTCCCGCTAGTGAGTGTTCCCCGGTGGAAGCACGGCGAGAACGCGATCGAGCACGAGGACGGCCGCTATTTCCGGGTGGTGGCGGTGTCCGTGCGGGCGGGCAACCGCGAGGTCACGGGGTGGACCCAGCCCCTCTTCGAACCGGTGGGCCAGGGTGTCACCGCCTTCCTCACCCGCGAGTTCGAGGGCGTGCCCCACGTCCTGGTGCACGCCCGTGTCGAGGGAGGCTTCCTCGACACCATCGAACTGGGTCCCACCGTGCAGTACACCCCGGACAACTACGCCCACCTCGACGCGCGGGACCGGCCGCGCTTCCTCGACACGGTGCTGCGTGCGCGCGGAGACCGTATCCGTTACGAGGCTGTCCACTCGGAGGAGGGCGGGCGCTTCCTCAACGCCGAGAGCCGCTATCTGATCGTGGACGCGGACGAGGCCGACGCACCACAGGACCCGCCGCCCGGCTACACCTGGGTCACCCCGGCACAGCTCACTTCCCTGGTCCGGCACGGCCACTACGTCAACGTTCAGGGGCGCACCTTGCTGGCGTGCCTCAACGCGATGACGGTGACTGCCCGATGA
- a CDS encoding response regulator transcription factor has protein sequence MKYQSTKTVVPRIPHRAPAESAPTRPQERTDRKAIRVLAVESESQDAELLILGLRRHGYKAEQVQTGAEALQQYRKADLLLIDLDLPDLDGVELCRSIRAVCDVAIIVVTARDTELDRVLSLRAGADDYAVKPCSLTELAARIEAVMRRVRLQPFVPEDIIAVGSLHIDHRTREIHLDGQYIEVTRKEFDLLYLLASRPGSVFSRKQIMTQVWSDPKAKPGRTIDTHVSSLRSKLGSSRWITTVRGVGFRFGPF, from the coding sequence ATGAAATACCAGTCCACGAAAACGGTCGTGCCGCGTATTCCGCATCGTGCACCCGCAGAATCCGCGCCCACTCGACCGCAGGAGCGGACGGATCGAAAGGCCATACGCGTACTCGCCGTGGAAAGCGAGTCACAGGACGCCGAACTGCTCATTCTGGGACTGCGCCGACATGGGTACAAGGCGGAGCAGGTCCAGACCGGCGCCGAGGCGCTTCAGCAGTATCGGAAGGCCGACCTGCTGCTCATCGACCTGGATCTGCCCGACCTGGACGGTGTGGAACTGTGCCGCAGCATTCGGGCCGTCTGTGACGTCGCCATCATCGTCGTCACCGCCCGTGACACGGAACTCGACAGGGTCCTCAGTCTGCGCGCGGGAGCGGACGACTATGCCGTCAAGCCATGCAGTCTGACCGAATTGGCTGCTCGAATAGAAGCCGTGATGCGCAGGGTCCGGCTGCAGCCATTCGTCCCCGAGGACATCATCGCGGTCGGCTCGCTGCACATCGATCACCGCACCCGGGAAATCCACCTCGACGGCCAGTACATAGAGGTGACCCGAAAGGAATTCGATCTGCTCTATCTGCTCGCCTCACGGCCGGGCAGTGTATTTTCGCGGAAACAGATCATGACCCAGGTGTGGAGCGACCCCAAAGCGAAACCCGGCCGGACGATAGATACGCACGTCAGCAGCCTGCGCAGTAAACTCGGTTCCAGCCGATGGATCACCACGGTGCGCGGCGTCGGTTTCCGTTTTGGACCTTTCTGA
- a CDS encoding acyl-CoA carboxylase subunit beta has product MTVLDDRPEERHQLDDARGRVAELHEIRATALAGPGEKATEAQHAKGKLTARERIELLLDPGSFQEVEQLRRHRATGFGLEAKKPYTDGVITGWGTVEGRTVFVYAHDFRIFGGALGEAHATKIHKIMDMAIAAGAPLVSLNDGAGARIQEGVSALAGYGGIFQRNTKASGVIPQISVMLGPCAGGAAYSPALTDFVFMVRETSQMFITGPDVVKAVTGEEITQNGLGGADVHAETSGVAHFAYDDEETCITEVRYLLSMLPQNNRELPPTAVSDDSAHRRSTALLDLVPADGNRPYDMAKVIEELVDDGDYLEVHERWARNIICALARLDGEVVGIVANQPQTLAGVLDIEASEKAARFVQMCDAFSIPIITILDVPGFLPGVDQEHGGIIRHGAKLLYAYCNATVPRISLILRKAYGGAYIVMDSQSIGADLTYAWPTNEIAVMGAEGAANVIFRRQIAEAEDPEAMRARMVKEYKAELMHPYYAAERGLVDDIIDPADTREVLIRSLAMLRTKHADLPSRKHGNPPL; this is encoded by the coding sequence ATGACCGTCTTGGACGACCGCCCGGAGGAGAGGCACCAACTCGACGACGCGCGCGGGCGCGTGGCCGAGCTGCACGAGATCCGTGCGACGGCCCTGGCCGGCCCCGGCGAGAAGGCGACCGAGGCGCAGCACGCCAAGGGCAAGCTGACCGCACGGGAGCGCATCGAACTGCTCCTCGACCCGGGTTCCTTCCAGGAGGTCGAGCAGCTGCGCCGGCACCGGGCGACCGGGTTCGGCCTGGAGGCCAAGAAGCCCTACACGGACGGTGTGATCACCGGCTGGGGCACGGTGGAGGGCCGTACGGTCTTCGTCTACGCCCATGACTTCCGGATCTTCGGCGGCGCGCTGGGCGAGGCCCACGCCACGAAGATCCACAAGATCATGGACATGGCCATCGCGGCCGGTGCGCCGCTGGTCTCCCTCAACGACGGCGCGGGCGCCCGGATCCAGGAGGGCGTCTCGGCGCTCGCCGGCTACGGTGGCATCTTCCAGCGCAACACCAAGGCCTCCGGCGTCATCCCGCAGATCAGCGTCATGCTCGGCCCCTGCGCGGGCGGCGCGGCCTACAGTCCCGCCCTCACCGACTTCGTCTTCATGGTCCGCGAGACGTCCCAGATGTTCATCACCGGACCGGACGTGGTCAAGGCGGTGACGGGCGAGGAGATCACCCAGAACGGCCTCGGCGGCGCCGACGTGCACGCCGAGACCTCCGGCGTCGCACACTTCGCGTACGACGACGAGGAGACCTGCATCACCGAGGTGCGCTACCTCCTGTCGATGCTCCCGCAGAACAACCGGGAGCTGCCTCCGACGGCCGTCTCCGACGACTCGGCCCACCGCCGGAGCACCGCGCTCCTGGACCTGGTCCCGGCCGACGGCAACCGCCCCTACGACATGGCCAAGGTCATCGAGGAACTCGTCGACGACGGCGACTACCTGGAGGTCCACGAGCGCTGGGCCCGCAACATCATCTGCGCGCTGGCACGCCTGGACGGTGAGGTGGTGGGCATCGTCGCCAACCAGCCGCAGACCCTCGCGGGGGTGCTCGACATCGAGGCCTCCGAGAAGGCAGCGCGTTTCGTGCAGATGTGCGACGCCTTCAGCATCCCGATCATCACCATCCTGGACGTCCCCGGCTTCCTGCCCGGTGTCGACCAGGAGCACGGCGGAATCATCCGCCACGGCGCCAAGCTGCTGTACGCCTACTGCAACGCGACCGTCCCCCGGATCTCCCTTATCCTGCGCAAGGCGTACGGAGGTGCCTACATCGTCATGGACAGCCAGTCCATCGGCGCGGACCTCACCTACGCCTGGCCGACGAACGAGATCGCCGTGATGGGCGCCGAAGGTGCCGCCAACGTCATCTTCCGGCGTCAGATCGCCGAGGCCGAGGACCCCGAGGCGATGCGGGCCCGCATGGTCAAGGAGTACAAGGCCGAGCTGATGCACCCGTACTACGCGGCCGAACGCGGCCTGGTCGACGACATCATCGACCCGGCCGACACCCGCGAGGTGCTCATCAGGTCCCTGGCGATGCTCCGCACCAAGCACGCCGACCTGCCCTCCCGCAAGCACGGCAACCCGCCGTTGTGA
- a CDS encoding ATP-grasp domain-containing protein has translation MSVLILHRNPFEPFPYGRWLADYPGGIVVLAAHDKLVPFGEQVPTGDHGFAHLEILGDFEDEELVLARAQKLANEFAVRHVVAHHEGDVILAAWLRECRALEGAWTADVLPFRDKALMKERLEQAGIEVARYTVPQNAAEALAFAEQLGFPLVLKERAGFSSIGLRILRDRDELRSHAARVFADSPRDDLILESFVPGRMCHVDGLVCDGRTAVAWPSEYQYDLASYGWDPGARVDLTLDPDDPLTERLLSLTNRALAALRRPYGRLQDHGFHAEIFHTPDDRLVLCEIACRPGGAKVREVFHTLFGYNLGEYATRAGVGLPLPLLEPSRRDGTRPRPLSMAGQVLMMKRPGHVRSLPAVPDDPWVERFWLYGRVGQVIPAASGSSDFLTCAVASAHTRAGCESRLRDLGARFEAQTEIVAMP, from the coding sequence ATGAGCGTACTGATCCTGCACCGCAACCCGTTCGAGCCCTTCCCGTACGGGCGTTGGCTCGCCGACTACCCGGGGGGCATCGTCGTCCTCGCCGCCCACGACAAGCTCGTGCCGTTCGGTGAGCAGGTGCCGACGGGGGACCACGGCTTTGCGCACCTGGAGATCCTCGGCGACTTCGAGGACGAGGAGTTGGTACTCGCACGGGCCCAGAAGCTCGCGAACGAGTTCGCTGTCCGGCACGTCGTGGCGCACCACGAGGGTGACGTGATCCTGGCGGCCTGGCTGCGCGAATGCCGGGCGCTGGAGGGAGCCTGGACCGCCGACGTGCTGCCGTTCCGGGACAAGGCGCTGATGAAGGAGCGCCTTGAGCAGGCGGGCATCGAGGTCGCCCGGTACACGGTGCCGCAGAACGCCGCGGAAGCCCTGGCCTTCGCTGAGCAGCTCGGATTCCCGCTGGTGCTCAAGGAACGGGCGGGCTTCAGCTCCATCGGCCTGCGTATCCTGCGTGACCGGGACGAGCTGCGGAGCCACGCCGCGCGGGTATTCGCCGACTCCCCGCGCGATGACCTGATCCTGGAGTCGTTCGTCCCGGGCCGCATGTGCCATGTCGACGGTCTCGTGTGTGACGGACGCACCGCGGTGGCCTGGCCCTCCGAGTACCAGTACGACCTGGCCTCCTACGGCTGGGACCCGGGCGCCCGTGTCGACCTGACCCTCGACCCGGACGACCCGCTCACCGAACGCCTGCTGTCCCTGACCAACCGGGCGCTGGCCGCCCTGCGACGGCCCTACGGCAGGTTGCAGGACCACGGCTTCCACGCGGAGATCTTCCACACGCCGGACGACCGTCTCGTGCTGTGCGAGATCGCGTGCCGGCCGGGTGGCGCCAAGGTCCGTGAGGTCTTCCACACCCTGTTCGGCTACAACCTCGGCGAGTACGCGACGCGAGCGGGCGTCGGACTCCCGCTGCCCCTGCTGGAGCCGAGCCGGCGCGACGGGACACGGCCGCGACCGCTGTCCATGGCGGGGCAGGTGCTGATGATGAAGCGACCGGGCCACGTCCGCTCCCTGCCGGCCGTCCCGGACGACCCCTGGGTGGAACGCTTCTGGCTCTACGGCCGGGTGGGACAGGTGATTCCGGCGGCCTCGGGCTCGTCGGACTTCCTCACCTGCGCCGTCGCGTCGGCGCACACGCGCGCGGGGTGCGAGAGCAGACTGCGGGACCTCGGGGCGCGTTTCGAGGCCCAGACCGAGATCGTGGCGATGCCATGA
- a CDS encoding Gfo/Idh/MocA family protein — MSEPVRIGVIGCAGIAVRRMLPGFEAGADTEVVAVASRSLEKAERVAERFGGRAVRGYAELLDLKEVEAVYVPLPASLHDRWVESALDAGKHVLAEKPLTTNATRTGQLLGLARDRGLALMENVMFVHHPRHEAVRRLVADGAIGELRALHAAFTIPALADTDIRHRPELGGGALADVGLYPLRAALHFLGPGLEVVGAELTRGRGREVETSGAVLLRAREGSTAQITFGIEHAYLSRYELWGSTGRIAVDRAFTPPTEFVPVIELHRGGAHEEIRLAPHDQVAATIAAFVASVRAGAAPAEETLCQARLLDDVRNRAA, encoded by the coding sequence ATGAGCGAACCGGTGCGCATCGGGGTGATCGGCTGCGCGGGCATCGCCGTGCGTCGGATGCTCCCCGGCTTCGAGGCCGGTGCGGACACCGAGGTGGTCGCGGTCGCCAGCCGCTCCCTGGAGAAGGCGGAACGGGTCGCGGAGCGCTTCGGCGGCCGCGCGGTGCGGGGCTACGCCGAACTGCTGGACCTCAAGGAGGTGGAGGCCGTCTATGTGCCGCTGCCCGCTTCGCTGCACGACCGATGGGTCGAGTCCGCTCTCGACGCCGGCAAGCACGTGCTCGCGGAGAAGCCCCTGACGACGAACGCCACCCGCACCGGGCAACTTCTCGGCCTGGCCCGGGACCGCGGGCTGGCGCTGATGGAGAACGTCATGTTCGTCCACCACCCGCGGCACGAAGCGGTGCGGCGCCTGGTGGCCGACGGAGCGATCGGTGAACTCCGGGCGCTGCACGCGGCGTTCACCATCCCGGCCCTTGCGGACACGGACATCCGCCACCGGCCCGAGCTCGGCGGCGGCGCGCTGGCGGACGTCGGCCTCTACCCGCTGCGCGCGGCCCTGCACTTCCTCGGCCCCGGACTGGAGGTCGTCGGGGCCGAGCTCACGCGGGGGCGTGGTCGCGAGGTCGAGACCTCGGGCGCCGTCCTCCTGCGCGCACGCGAGGGGAGCACGGCACAGATCACCTTCGGTATCGAGCACGCGTACCTCTCCCGGTACGAGCTGTGGGGCAGTACGGGCCGGATCGCGGTGGACCGTGCGTTCACCCCGCCGACGGAGTTCGTCCCGGTGATCGAACTGCACCGGGGCGGGGCCCATGAGGAGATCCGGCTGGCGCCCCACGACCAGGTGGCGGCCACGATCGCCGCCTTCGTCGCCTCGGTGCGCGCCGGCGCCGCTCCGGCCGAGGAGACGCTGTGCCAGGCCCGCCTGCTGGACGACGTACGCAACCGGGCCGCATGA
- a CDS encoding ATP-grasp domain-containing protein, giving the protein MRLHLTVRDPEAVGAAPLLKREDLDAFAAGHGYPFIVKPADGTASLGVFRVAAPADADRVWAEVERLRGTHTDRISTLFVLQDFLMEEYVGGPEFSVESFSFAGRHVVVAITEKFVGPRHFAELGHAVPARLKVAVAEEVRERVRGFLDLIGLRDGVCYTEVRPGARGPAIGDTVRALKDNWDRLGLVAVTGPDATATIRRGAELVSDTVEIRIAGADGSGSRGRVTEAEDLAPVTGGVA; this is encoded by the coding sequence ATGCGTCTGCACCTGACCGTGCGGGACCCGGAGGCGGTGGGCGCGGCTCCGCTCTTGAAGCGCGAGGACCTCGACGCCTTCGCCGCCGGCCACGGCTACCCGTTCATCGTCAAGCCGGCCGACGGCACGGCGAGCCTGGGTGTCTTCCGGGTCGCCGCCCCCGCCGACGCCGACCGCGTCTGGGCGGAGGTGGAACGGCTGCGCGGAACGCACACCGACCGGATCTCGACACTGTTCGTCCTGCAGGACTTCCTGATGGAGGAGTACGTCGGCGGACCCGAGTTCAGCGTCGAGTCCTTCAGCTTCGCCGGTCGGCACGTCGTCGTGGCGATCACCGAGAAGTTCGTCGGCCCCCGCCACTTCGCCGAGCTCGGCCACGCCGTGCCGGCGCGCCTCAAGGTGGCCGTGGCCGAGGAGGTGCGTGAGCGTGTGCGCGGTTTCCTCGACCTGATCGGCCTCAGGGACGGCGTCTGCTACACCGAGGTGAGGCCCGGCGCGCGGGGACCCGCGATCGGCGACACCGTGCGCGCTCTGAAGGACAACTGGGACCGGCTCGGCCTGGTGGCCGTCACAGGGCCGGACGCCACGGCCACGATCCGGCGGGGCGCGGAGCTCGTCAGTGACACGGTCGAGATCCGGATCGCCGGTGCCGACGGCAGTGGCAGCCGCGGTCGGGTCACCGAGGCCGAAGACCTCGCGCCCGTCACAGGGGGCGTGGCATGA
- a CDS encoding MAB_1171c family putative transporter produces MFQVPLITLLSIGVLWKGIDLARAPHGRVLRFLVASLLMLLGGEVLSLPEVNGAIDAATAVGVGKMAFNGIYMSGLFALILFFASSTRGTDAYRRSLRINVGLLAGALMALMISMIATPATMRGHSLGTPYMAEPAIASFYLIGNACFVYAYLASALWALRYGRRVSRHLRLGLRTMALGLLGLTITSVNRMILVVLRIDEPGSHEAFNTVNWSISNWAMGSVLIGICYSACVQLITRLRSTVHHRRMRQELTPLWTVLTDAYPELVLNQTPAGSKWHRRTHEQRFYRRLIECRDGLVLLSPYLTRVAPDADLARGPADRLARHITEALALKPRAECPHTELSAARVASPASNDLGADARELIAISHALRERKS; encoded by the coding sequence ATGTTCCAAGTACCTCTGATCACCCTGCTGAGCATCGGAGTGCTGTGGAAGGGCATCGACCTGGCGCGCGCTCCCCACGGCAGGGTACTGCGCTTCCTTGTCGCCTCCCTGCTCATGCTGCTGGGCGGAGAAGTCCTCAGCCTTCCCGAGGTCAACGGCGCGATCGACGCGGCCACGGCCGTCGGTGTCGGCAAGATGGCATTCAACGGGATCTACATGTCCGGCCTGTTCGCCCTCATCCTGTTCTTCGCCTCCTCCACGCGTGGCACGGACGCTTATCGTCGGAGCCTACGGATCAACGTCGGCCTCCTCGCCGGTGCCCTGATGGCCCTCATGATCTCCATGATCGCCACACCTGCGACGATGCGTGGTCACTCATTGGGTACCCCGTATATGGCGGAGCCGGCCATCGCCTCGTTCTACCTCATCGGCAATGCCTGCTTCGTCTACGCCTATCTGGCCTCCGCGCTCTGGGCCCTGCGCTACGGGCGCAGGGTGTCCCGGCACCTCCGACTCGGCTTGCGGACCATGGCCCTGGGACTCCTCGGACTGACGATCACCTCGGTCAACCGCATGATCCTGGTGGTTCTGCGCATCGACGAACCAGGGTCGCACGAGGCGTTCAACACGGTGAACTGGTCCATCTCCAACTGGGCCATGGGAAGCGTCCTCATCGGAATCTGTTACTCGGCCTGTGTGCAGCTGATCACCCGCCTGCGGTCGACCGTGCACCACCGCCGCATGCGCCAGGAGCTCACCCCCCTGTGGACGGTCCTCACCGACGCCTACCCGGAACTCGTCCTGAACCAGACACCGGCCGGTTCCAAGTGGCATCGTCGTACCCACGAGCAGAGGTTCTATCGTCGGCTCATCGAATGCCGCGACGGACTGGTGCTCCTGAGCCCCTACCTGACGCGTGTCGCGCCTGACGCCGATCTCGCCCGTGGCCCGGCCGACCGACTCGCTCGGCACATCACCGAGGCGCTGGCGCTGAAGCCGAGGGCTGAGTGCCCGCACACCGAGTTGTCGGCCGCTCGCGTCGCGTCACCAGCCAGCAACGACTTGGGCGCCGACGCCCGTGAACTCATCGCTATATCCCACGCCTTACGCGAGAGGAAATCGTGA
- a CDS encoding 4'-phosphopantetheinyl transferase family protein, translated as MTAPRLRRGRLDLWLLPAPETVGLHGPLALHELDEAERGRADAFRRSADRERYVVAHIALRRLLAAYLRRAPQDIAFARAECPRCGAPHGRPVLVDSGAHFSLSHSRGAVLIGVACSPVGVDVERLPRPERVDACASALHPSEWRDLEGHAPGDRPALFARLWARKEAYLKGTGVGVGGWMSDVYIGDEGPHTPSRPADWTVVDVPCGSDHAAAAAIRGGAPRQVVRRLPPQAVLVGGSVRALPRQARPKSPPQL; from the coding sequence ATGACCGCCCCGCGGCTGCGGCGGGGGAGGCTGGACCTCTGGCTGCTGCCCGCGCCCGAGACGGTCGGCCTGCACGGTCCGCTCGCGCTGCACGAGCTGGACGAAGCCGAGCGCGGTCGCGCGGACGCGTTCCGGCGGTCCGCCGACCGCGAGCGGTACGTGGTCGCCCATATCGCGCTGCGGCGGCTGCTGGCTGCGTACCTGAGGAGGGCGCCGCAGGACATCGCCTTCGCACGGGCGGAGTGTCCTCGGTGCGGCGCTCCGCACGGGCGCCCGGTGCTGGTCGACTCCGGTGCGCACTTCTCGCTGTCGCACAGCCGGGGTGCCGTCCTCATCGGCGTGGCCTGCTCACCGGTCGGCGTCGATGTGGAGCGGCTACCGCGACCGGAGCGTGTCGATGCGTGCGCTTCGGCACTCCACCCGAGCGAGTGGCGCGATCTGGAGGGGCACGCGCCCGGGGACCGCCCGGCTTTGTTCGCCCGGCTGTGGGCCCGCAAGGAGGCGTACCTCAAGGGGACCGGCGTCGGGGTCGGCGGCTGGATGTCGGACGTATACATCGGCGACGAAGGGCCGCACACCCCGTCACGGCCCGCCGACTGGACCGTCGTGGACGTGCCCTGCGGCAGCGACCACGCCGCCGCGGCCGCGATCAGGGGAGGCGCGCCGCGGCAGGTCGTGCGTCGGCTGCCGCCCCAGGCGGTGCTCGTCGGTGGAAGTGTCCGGGCGCTGCCGAGACAGGCGCGGCCCAAGAGCCCGCCACAGTTGTGA